From Dietzia sp. ANT_WB102, a single genomic window includes:
- a CDS encoding SDR family NAD(P)-dependent oxidoreductase, with the protein MTALHLGGRAYVVTGSSRGIGAAVAEDLAARGADVVLNGRDPRALAEHVDDLAARSTGRIRGVIGSAHEPAVAEELLARAREGNSIVGGLITCAGVPEPAGSSILTVSHADFADLIDAHLGSVFAPCRVFAPHLVETGSGAIVTTSSFAWKGDYGGTGYPAGKGAVTSLTMAIAAELAEHGVRANVVCPGARTRLSSGEAYEEQIRDLGRRGMLDELSVAGALDPAGPEYVAPLYTYLASDLSEGITGGVFAGSGGFVGQFPTPEAQILAYRDFHSHPPWTPEEIDGIVRT; encoded by the coding sequence GTGACCGCGCTCCACCTGGGCGGGCGCGCCTACGTCGTCACGGGGTCCTCCCGCGGGATCGGGGCCGCGGTGGCCGAGGACCTGGCGGCCCGGGGCGCCGACGTCGTACTCAACGGCCGGGATCCACGGGCGTTGGCCGAGCACGTCGACGATCTCGCGGCACGGTCGACGGGCCGGATCCGCGGCGTCATCGGATCGGCGCACGAGCCCGCCGTGGCCGAAGAACTGCTCGCCCGGGCGAGGGAGGGGAACTCGATCGTAGGCGGGCTCATCACCTGCGCCGGGGTGCCCGAACCGGCGGGGTCGTCGATCCTCACGGTGTCCCACGCCGACTTCGCCGACCTCATCGACGCCCACCTGGGCTCGGTGTTCGCCCCCTGTCGGGTCTTTGCGCCGCACCTGGTGGAGACGGGATCGGGTGCGATCGTCACGACATCGTCGTTCGCCTGGAAGGGCGACTACGGCGGGACCGGCTACCCGGCAGGCAAGGGCGCCGTGACGTCACTGACGATGGCGATCGCCGCGGAACTGGCCGAACACGGGGTCCGGGCGAACGTCGTGTGCCCCGGCGCGCGCACCCGTCTGTCCAGTGGCGAGGCCTACGAGGAGCAGATCCGGGACCTGGGCCGGCGGGGCATGCTCGACGAGCTGAGCGTGGCCGGAGCACTGGATCCGGCGGGGCCAGAGTACGTCGCGCCCCTCTACACCTATCTAGCCTCCGACCTCTCCGAGGGGATCACCGGCGGCGTCTTCGCCGGATCGGGAGGCTTCGTCGGCCAATTCCCCACGCCGGAGGCGCAGATCCTGGCGTACCGCGACTTCCACTCGCATCCGCCGTGGACGCCCGAGGAGATCGACGGCATCGTCCGGACGTGA
- a CDS encoding AMP-binding protein, with product MSPLPTEATARFRASRDFLQAHAQDYDAARNGFAWPELDEWNWALNWFDVQAEGNDDPALWIVEEHDGGGAPTEAKYSFDEMRIRSDRTANWLRERGVEPGDRILLMLANQVELWDVMLAAIKLGAVVIPATTLLAEGDLRDRIARGGIKHVIARDELAERFTDISGDYQRISAGGAPEGWTDLAAAMDASADFEPSHTTHADDTLLLYFTSGTTSKPKLVEHTHASYPAGHLSTMYWIGLQPGDVHLNVSSPGWAKHAWSNVFTPWIAGSCVFIYNYSRFDATAMMREMDRCGVTSLCCPPTVWRMLIQADLTQLRVPPRLAVGAGEPLNPEVIGRVRDAWGVTIRDGFGQTETTVQIANTPGQPIKDGSMGRPCPGFDVALVDPATGEEVAGDGAEGEICLRLDPRPLGLMVGYHGDPERTAAAYEDGFYHTGDVGSRDADGYITYVGRTDDVFKSSDYRISPFELESVLLEHPAVAEAAVVPSPDPVRLSVPKAFVVLAGGWEPNEETAREIFEYSRTHLAGYKRVRRLQFTDLPKTISGKIRRVELRRGEVHNGPAVDFPGEFREEALR from the coding sequence ATGTCCCCGCTGCCCACCGAGGCCACCGCCCGGTTCCGCGCCTCCCGCGACTTCCTCCAAGCGCACGCGCAGGACTACGACGCCGCGCGGAACGGCTTCGCGTGGCCCGAACTCGACGAGTGGAACTGGGCGCTGAACTGGTTCGACGTGCAGGCAGAGGGGAACGACGACCCCGCATTGTGGATCGTCGAGGAGCACGACGGCGGCGGCGCCCCGACCGAGGCGAAATACTCGTTCGATGAGATGCGGATCCGCTCGGACCGCACCGCGAACTGGCTGCGCGAGCGAGGTGTCGAACCCGGCGACCGAATCCTGCTCATGCTCGCCAACCAGGTCGAACTGTGGGACGTGATGCTGGCGGCGATCAAACTCGGCGCGGTGGTCATTCCCGCCACCACCCTGCTGGCAGAGGGCGATCTGCGGGATCGCATCGCGCGCGGCGGGATCAAGCATGTCATCGCCCGCGACGAGCTCGCCGAGCGGTTCACTGACATTTCCGGGGATTACCAGCGCATCTCGGCGGGTGGCGCACCCGAGGGGTGGACCGACCTCGCGGCCGCGATGGACGCATCAGCTGACTTCGAACCCAGCCACACCACCCACGCCGACGACACCCTGCTGCTGTACTTCACCTCCGGCACCACCAGCAAGCCCAAGCTCGTCGAGCACACCCACGCCTCCTACCCTGCCGGTCACCTGTCGACCATGTACTGGATCGGCCTGCAGCCCGGTGACGTCCACCTCAACGTCTCCTCCCCCGGCTGGGCCAAGCACGCCTGGTCGAATGTCTTCACGCCGTGGATCGCCGGCTCGTGCGTGTTCATCTACAACTACTCACGCTTCGACGCGACGGCGATGATGCGCGAAATGGACCGGTGCGGCGTGACGAGCCTGTGCTGCCCGCCGACGGTCTGGCGGATGCTCATCCAGGCCGACCTCACCCAGCTTCGAGTCCCGCCCCGGCTTGCCGTGGGCGCCGGGGAACCGCTCAACCCCGAGGTCATCGGCCGGGTTCGTGACGCGTGGGGCGTGACGATCCGCGACGGCTTCGGTCAGACCGAGACCACCGTGCAGATCGCCAACACCCCGGGCCAGCCCATCAAGGACGGCTCAATGGGGCGCCCCTGCCCGGGCTTCGACGTGGCCCTGGTCGACCCGGCCACCGGGGAGGAGGTCGCCGGCGACGGTGCGGAGGGCGAGATCTGCCTGCGACTGGATCCCCGACCGCTCGGCCTGATGGTCGGATACCACGGTGACCCCGAGCGCACGGCCGCCGCCTACGAAGACGGCTTCTATCACACCGGTGATGTGGGTTCGCGGGACGCGGACGGCTACATCACCTACGTCGGCCGCACCGACGATGTGTTCAAGTCCTCCGACTACCGGATCTCGCCGTTCGAGTTGGAGTCGGTTCTCCTCGAGCATCCGGCGGTCGCCGAGGCCGCGGTCGTTCCCTCACCCGATCCGGTGCGGTTGAGCGTGCCCAAGGCGTTCGTCGTCCTCGCGGGAGGCTGGGAGCCCAACGAGGAAACGGCGCGCGAGATCTTTGAGTATTCGCGCACACACCTGGCTGGATACAAGCGGGTCCGGCGTCTGCAGTTCACCGATCTACCCAAGACGATCTCGGGCAAGATCCGACGGGTCGAACTCCGCAGAGGTGAGGTACACAACGGTCCGGCGGTGGATTTTCCCGGCGAGTTCCGCGAGGAAGCTCTGCGCTGA